The following proteins are co-located in the Methylomonas sp. 11b genome:
- a CDS encoding helix-turn-helix domain-containing protein, which produces MRGWPQEQLTPACGMARSYLGGVEWGKRNIALLNICKLADALSVSPAEMLKSQKG; this is translated from the coding sequence ATGCGTGGCTGGCCTCAAGAACAGCTCACACCGGCATGCGGCATGGCACGAAGTTATTTAGGCGGAGTAGAGTGGGGAAAACGAAATATTGCCCTGCTGAATATTTGCAAGTTGGCGGACGCGTTATCGGTCTCGCCGGCGGAGATGTTGAAATCTCAAAAGGGATAA
- the rph gene encoding ribonuclease PH, whose product MRPSGRNPDQLREIRFTCNYTKHAEGSVLVEFGDTRVLCTASVDNSVPRFLKGKGEGWVTAEYGMLPRSTHSRMDREAGRGKQGGRTLEIQRLIGRSLRAAIDLKALGESTITIDCDVIQADGGTRTASITGGFVALSIAIEHLLKTHKIKKNPLHGQVASVSVGIYNGVPVLDLDYAEDHQAETDMNVVMNEAGHFIEVQGTAEGHAFRKDELNAMLELAEFGINQLLEKQQAALREAKKPAPLRVVL is encoded by the coding sequence ATGAGACCAAGCGGACGCAACCCCGATCAACTGCGCGAAATACGCTTCACCTGCAATTACACCAAACATGCCGAAGGCTCGGTGTTAGTGGAGTTCGGCGATACTCGGGTTCTATGCACCGCCAGCGTCGACAACAGCGTTCCTCGCTTCTTGAAAGGCAAAGGTGAGGGCTGGGTAACCGCGGAATACGGCATGTTGCCGCGCTCCACCCACAGCCGGATGGACCGCGAAGCCGGCCGCGGCAAACAAGGCGGCCGCACCCTGGAAATTCAACGTTTGATCGGCCGCTCCTTGCGCGCGGCCATTGACTTAAAAGCCCTGGGTGAAAGCACCATCACCATCGATTGCGACGTGATTCAAGCCGACGGCGGCACCCGCACCGCGTCCATCACTGGCGGCTTCGTCGCTTTGTCGATTGCTATTGAACATCTGTTAAAAACTCACAAAATCAAGAAAAACCCGCTGCATGGGCAAGTGGCTTCGGTATCGGTGGGGATTTATAACGGCGTACCGGTGCTGGATCTGGACTATGCTGAAGATCATCAAGCCGAAACCGACATGAACGTGGTGATGAACGAAGCCGGCCACTTCATCGAAGTGCAAGGTACCGCCGAAGGTCATGCGTTTAGAAAAGACGAGCTTAACGCGATGCTGGAATTGGCCGAGTTCGGCATCAATCAGCTGCTGGAAAAACAGCAAGCGGCATTGCGGGAAGCGAAAAAGCCAGCCCCGCTGCGAGTCGTGCTGTAA
- a CDS encoding YicC/YloC family endoribonuclease has translation MTAFADGEISADNLTILCELRSVNHRYSDLSVKLPERLRFVEADARRLIADKLKRGKIECALSYKKQASDNSFNINREIIEKLLTATAGIEALMSNPQPFSALEVLAFPGVQQETETDKEALREKIVQLLDLTLDKMLETRAREGAQLAQLLEDRCQKINLLVEAAHKRMPDVLHNLRSKLTSRVLEMVAEPNFDRLEQELVLLAQKLDVAEELDRLETHVAEVLRTLKQPEPTGRRLDFLMQEMNREANTLGSKSADREMTQISIDLKVLIEQMREQIQNIE, from the coding sequence ATGACCGCTTTCGCGGACGGCGAAATAAGCGCCGACAATCTGACCATCCTTTGCGAATTACGTTCGGTCAACCATCGTTACAGCGATCTTAGCGTCAAGTTGCCCGAGCGACTACGCTTTGTGGAAGCCGACGCCCGCCGCCTGATTGCCGACAAACTGAAGCGCGGCAAAATCGAATGCGCCTTGAGTTACAAAAAGCAAGCCAGCGATAACAGCTTCAATATCAATCGGGAAATAATCGAAAAGTTGCTGACGGCTACCGCGGGTATCGAAGCGTTGATGAGCAATCCGCAGCCGTTTTCCGCATTAGAGGTGCTGGCGTTTCCGGGAGTGCAACAAGAAACCGAAACCGACAAGGAAGCGCTACGCGAAAAAATTGTCCAGTTGCTGGACTTAACGCTGGATAAAATGCTGGAAACCCGCGCCCGCGAAGGCGCGCAACTGGCGCAACTTCTGGAAGACCGCTGCCAAAAGATTAATTTGTTGGTCGAAGCGGCCCACAAACGTATGCCGGATGTGTTGCATAACCTACGCAGCAAGCTTACCAGCCGGGTGCTGGAGATGGTGGCCGAACCTAATTTTGATCGCTTGGAGCAGGAGTTGGTGTTGCTGGCGCAAAAACTTGATGTGGCCGAAGAACTGGATCGCTTGGAAACCCATGTCGCCGAAGTGCTGCGCACCTTGAAACAACCGGAACCCACCGGCCGCCGTCTGGATTTTTTAATGCAGGAAATGAACCGGGAGGCTAACACCTTGGGCTCCAAGTCCGCTGACCGGGAAATGACGCAGATTTCCATCGATTTGAAGGTGCTGATCGAGCAGATGCGAGAGCAAATTCAGAATATTGAATGA
- a CDS encoding 3'-5' exonuclease → MNESELLTARKHLITALFSLRGGALPLHRWLLALRRDVLNEMLEQEPGLADEKDNLEELINAAAKGGILQGFTVEIFGNQGKSPDQLNLMTLHSSKGLEFQAVIMIGLENGVFPSGLDRTDEQLKEASRLFYVGLTRAKTQVHLIYDSVESPLITSIRAAT, encoded by the coding sequence ATGAATGAGTCCGAATTGTTGACCGCACGCAAGCACTTAATTACGGCCCTGTTTTCGCTACGGGGCGGCGCGTTGCCTTTGCACCGTTGGCTCTTGGCGCTACGTCGTGATGTGCTGAATGAAATGCTCGAACAAGAGCCTGGTCTCGCCGACGAGAAAGACAACCTCGAAGAACTGATAAATGCCGCAGCGAAAGGTGGGATTTTGCAGGGTTTCACGGTCGAAATCTTTGGGAATCAGGGTAAGAGTCCGGATCAGCTCAACTTGATGACGCTGCACAGCTCGAAAGGGCTAGAGTTCCAAGCGGTCATAATGATAGGGTTGGAGAATGGTGTATTCCCAAGTGGGTTGGATAGAACCGACGAGCAGTTGAAAGAGGCATCACGCCTTTTCTATGTTGGCTTAACCCGTGCTAAAACACAGGTTCATCTTATCTACGATTCCGTAGAATCACCATTGATTACTTCCATTAGAGCGGCTACGTAA
- a CDS encoding restriction endonuclease: MNFPADIKGCMKDCILSLFWPRKEIVGFFENLDHLRQLQEIRDSKIKSDRERRVFQDAVRQQPTASLEQLRSEYLDLLANKTSRQQRGYALERILAELSRLETTEAFRVNGEQVDGAVKFDGEHYLIEAKWQERSASNEPVYQFAGKVAGKLYGRGLFISVNGFSPEVIHSLVIGKEIQTLFVDGEDLILVLEGHLTMRDMIDRKVKAAQTRGLIYAHPISGSEKKI, from the coding sequence TTGAATTTTCCAGCTGACATTAAAGGCTGCATGAAGGACTGCATTTTGTCGCTGTTTTGGCCACGCAAGGAAATCGTCGGTTTCTTTGAGAACCTTGACCACTTGCGCCAACTGCAGGAGATTCGAGATTCCAAGATCAAATCCGATCGTGAACGACGTGTCTTTCAAGACGCCGTTCGACAGCAGCCGACCGCTTCGCTGGAACAATTACGCAGCGAATATCTCGATCTGCTTGCAAACAAAACGTCACGACAGCAGCGCGGCTACGCACTAGAACGTATCCTCGCCGAACTTTCCCGTCTAGAAACGACGGAAGCGTTCCGCGTCAACGGAGAACAAGTTGATGGTGCTGTGAAGTTTGACGGAGAGCATTACCTCATTGAGGCCAAGTGGCAGGAGAGGTCTGCCAGCAACGAGCCGGTTTATCAGTTCGCTGGAAAGGTGGCAGGTAAGCTTTACGGACGTGGACTGTTCATTTCCGTGAACGGCTTTAGTCCCGAAGTAATTCACAGCCTCGTCATCGGCAAAGAGATTCAGACGCTCTTTGTTGATGGCGAGGACCTAATTCTAGTGTTGGAGGGACACCTTACCATGCGTGACATGATCGACCGCAAAGTGAAAGCCGCTCAGACCAGAGGCCTCATCTATGCGCATCCGATCTCAGGTTCTGAGAAAAAGATCTAG
- a CDS encoding helix-turn-helix domain-containing protein — translation MKIEFANQKKIHYPRRMLLGLGSIVTPFGLFLEKIRRSRQLQQKQLAADLGVQACYISSLEKGRKAPPSKQVLNKLIIALDLDKDEQASLWDSVEQSQKSFQLPDGMMLVEYRMINELRKQLGRLTELQVAIILNVLALGTPTSKQSKVRRIDM, via the coding sequence TTGAAAATTGAATTTGCAAATCAGAAAAAAATTCATTACCCTCGTCGCATGTTACTTGGATTAGGAAGCATTGTGACCCCATTCGGTCTCTTTTTAGAGAAAATCAGGCGTAGTCGCCAATTGCAACAAAAACAATTGGCTGCAGACTTGGGTGTTCAGGCTTGTTACATCAGTTCACTGGAAAAAGGCCGAAAAGCACCGCCATCGAAACAAGTATTGAATAAGCTGATTATCGCTTTGGATTTGGACAAAGATGAGCAAGCTTCCTTATGGGACAGTGTAGAACAGTCCCAAAAGTCATTTCAATTACCGGATGGCATGATGCTTGTTGAATATCGGATGATCAACGAATTGCGGAAACAACTGGGAAGGTTAACCGAATTACAAGTTGCGATAATCTTGAATGTCCTCGCCCTAGGTACACCTACAAGTAAACAATCCAAAGTAAGGAGAATCGATATGTAA
- a CDS encoding DUF4410 domain-containing protein, which translates to MKRYLSGFSLSVLVLMLYGCASANLSVVQAMAAKPASASLILIDNTGSKVSNEDIGNLKSAFSDSLQKAGVKIVSTENKDVAAIVGQIQQYDKGSKALRYFVGFGAGTGKMKTAWKVSDQTGGEIGSCNIDGSISMGVFGGDFYNVHEKAAEAFSQFFTGTK; encoded by the coding sequence ATGAAAAGATACCTGTCGGGTTTCAGCCTCTCGGTATTGGTTTTAATGTTGTATGGGTGCGCTTCGGCCAATTTGAGTGTAGTGCAGGCAATGGCTGCTAAACCGGCTTCAGCATCACTTATTCTGATTGATAACACCGGAAGCAAGGTTTCTAATGAGGACATTGGCAATTTGAAATCTGCTTTTTCCGATTCATTGCAAAAAGCCGGCGTCAAGATTGTATCGACCGAGAATAAAGACGTAGCGGCCATCGTTGGTCAAATTCAACAATACGATAAAGGCAGTAAAGCGCTTCGGTACTTTGTCGGCTTCGGCGCTGGCACAGGTAAAATGAAAACGGCGTGGAAAGTGTCTGATCAGACCGGTGGCGAAATCGGCAGCTGTAATATCGATGGCAGTATTTCGATGGGGGTGTTTGGCGGCGATTTTTATAACGTCCATGAAAAAGCCGCCGAGGCATTCTCGCAATTTTTCACCGGGACCAAGTAA
- a CDS encoding serine/threonine protein kinase, which produces MAEYYDPETYPKEWNYLQSGTIIDQYMIERELAHGGFSSVYLARQLADQIQVAIKEYLPRKLAHRTWNNLVVPNNEEAKTLFMRGRSLFFEEAKVLAMLKHHNIVDVINFFQANDTVYMVMTYDYGITLDKILHKRSLPINEDFLLTVFKLLLTGVEAVHQKGLVHLDIKPANILIRSENDPLLLDFGAIRKITLDPQRNRAKVLTNGYSPIEQYDNNGNLGPWSDIYAVGASMRACLDYKIPQPSPDRIKQDDLAPAVKAHKRHFPEYLLKAIDWAMAVFPENRPQSVAELQQALSPGNS; this is translated from the coding sequence ATGGCCGAATACTACGATCCAGAAACTTATCCCAAGGAATGGAATTACCTTCAATCGGGAACCATTATAGATCAGTACATGATCGAGCGGGAATTGGCGCATGGTGGCTTTAGCTCGGTGTATCTGGCCAGGCAGTTGGCCGATCAGATTCAGGTAGCGATTAAGGAATATTTACCCCGCAAGCTGGCGCACCGCACCTGGAATAATCTGGTCGTACCCAATAATGAGGAGGCCAAGACACTGTTCATGCGCGGCCGCTCGTTATTCTTTGAAGAAGCCAAAGTGCTGGCGATGCTGAAGCACCACAATATCGTCGATGTGATTAATTTCTTCCAGGCCAACGACACCGTGTATATGGTGATGACTTACGACTATGGCATCACGCTAGACAAAATCCTGCACAAACGCAGCCTGCCGATTAACGAAGACTTCCTGTTGACCGTATTCAAGCTATTGCTGACCGGCGTGGAAGCGGTGCATCAAAAAGGTCTGGTGCATCTGGACATCAAGCCCGCCAATATTCTGATCCGCAGCGAAAACGACCCCTTGCTGCTGGATTTTGGCGCTATCCGTAAAATCACGCTGGACCCGCAGCGCAACCGGGCTAAGGTGCTGACTAACGGTTATTCGCCTATCGAACAATACGATAACAATGGCAATCTTGGGCCTTGGTCGGACATTTATGCGGTGGGCGCCAGTATGCGCGCCTGTTTGGATTATAAAATCCCGCAGCCCTCGCCGGATCGCATCAAACAGGACGATTTAGCACCGGCCGTGAAGGCGCATAAACGGCATTTTCCCGAGTATTTACTGAAAGCCATCGATTGGGCCATGGCGGTTTTTCCAGAGAATAGACCGCAAAGCGTGGCAGAGTTACAGCAGGCTCTCAGTCCCGGCAATAGTTAA
- a CDS encoding TnsA endonuclease N-terminal domain-containing protein: MSINSYGGRNSAGQGAALRLNITPQPKAERAREPVTRSRGLVRGQHSSTKMNCMIGWESQLEQKACYHFEFSPVVKAFREQPQTFYLPASMGMFRYTPDFELILHNGEICYVEVKPLSKLFTPKVLERLQVAHQILAEKGYHFIVLTEDELNFPHRIRNFSNLRPYLRFQIPAHISEQAKAWVEQATDPTLEALSRFLGFRSTAFALLAQLHSCD; encoded by the coding sequence ATGTCTATAAATTCGTATGGTGGGCGCAATAGCGCCGGTCAGGGTGCCGCATTGCGCCTGAATATTACGCCACAACCCAAAGCGGAGCGGGCAAGAGAGCCCGTGACACGGTCTCGTGGACTGGTCCGTGGTCAACACTCATCGACCAAGATGAATTGCATGATTGGGTGGGAATCACAACTGGAACAAAAAGCTTGTTACCACTTTGAGTTTTCCCCAGTGGTCAAGGCATTTAGAGAGCAGCCGCAAACCTTCTACCTACCAGCCTCAATGGGAATGTTCCGATATACGCCGGACTTTGAGCTGATCTTGCATAACGGCGAAATTTGTTATGTTGAAGTAAAGCCGTTATCTAAGTTGTTCACGCCGAAAGTACTGGAGCGGCTACAGGTAGCCCACCAGATTCTAGCCGAAAAAGGCTACCACTTCATCGTCTTGACCGAAGACGAATTGAATTTTCCCCATCGAATCCGGAATTTTTCAAATCTAAGACCGTACCTGCGTTTCCAGATTCCCGCTCATATTTCCGAACAGGCCAAGGCTTGGGTGGAACAGGCAACTGATCCAACCTTGGAGGCTTTAAGTCGATTTTTGGGTTTCCGGTCTACGGCCTTTGCCCTTCTTGCGCAATTGCATAGCTGCGATTAG
- a CDS encoding phosphotransferase enzyme family protein has translation MIRLQQIAEQFTSLGSAPQISPLGNGLINDTYLVTPSNGNRFVLQGLNGRVFPQPEQVIANLQRLNRHIGSQRAADVRLKIPVTLPTVAGSASYRDDSGQVWRALELIEPAESREYISNPAEASQVGFALAHFHKLCATLPAAELHDTLPGFHITPSYFETYRQRLAQPLQVTCDTAFNECRDFIDRMQQRIPVLEQAKQRGELRERVIHGDPKLNNFLFETGSDRIVSLIDLDTVKPGLVHYDIGDCLRSCCHNPSNNEFDLARCQTILESYLQEAGEFFTANDYDYLYPAIWLIPFELGLRFFSDYLDGNQYFKVSTPRQNLERAQALFVLCGSIERQKDLLEGLIARCKGG, from the coding sequence GTGATTCGGCTACAGCAGATAGCCGAACAATTTACCAGCCTCGGCAGCGCACCGCAGATCAGCCCGCTCGGTAACGGCCTGATCAACGACACCTATCTCGTCACCCCAAGCAACGGCAATCGTTTTGTATTGCAAGGCCTGAACGGCAGGGTATTTCCGCAACCGGAACAGGTCATCGCCAATCTGCAACGGCTGAATCGGCACATTGGCTCGCAGCGTGCCGCCGATGTGCGTTTGAAAATACCTGTCACGCTGCCCACTGTGGCTGGATCAGCGAGTTATCGGGACGACAGCGGTCAAGTCTGGCGAGCGTTGGAATTGATCGAGCCCGCCGAGAGCCGCGAGTACATCAGCAATCCGGCGGAAGCCAGCCAAGTCGGCTTTGCCCTGGCACACTTTCACAAGCTATGCGCCACTCTGCCCGCCGCTGAGCTGCACGACACCCTGCCGGGCTTCCATATCACGCCAAGCTACTTTGAAACTTATCGGCAACGGCTGGCGCAGCCGTTGCAAGTCACCTGCGATACGGCATTTAACGAATGTCGGGATTTTATCGACCGGATGCAGCAACGAATCCCCGTCCTGGAGCAAGCCAAACAGCGCGGCGAACTGCGCGAACGGGTGATACACGGCGACCCGAAACTGAACAATTTTCTATTCGAAACCGGCAGCGACCGCATCGTCAGCCTGATCGATCTGGACACCGTCAAGCCCGGCCTGGTGCATTACGACATCGGCGACTGCCTGCGCTCCTGCTGCCACAACCCCAGCAACAACGAATTCGACCTGGCCCGCTGCCAGACCATACTGGAAAGCTACCTGCAAGAAGCCGGCGAGTTTTTCACCGCCAACGACTACGACTATCTCTACCCGGCCATCTGGCTGATTCCGTTTGAACTGGGCCTGCGCTTTTTCAGCGATTACCTGGACGGCAACCAATACTTCAAAGTCAGCACGCCCCGGCAAAACCTGGAACGGGCGCAGGCGCTATTTGTTTTGTGCGGCAGTATCGAGCGGCAGAAGGATTTGTTGGAGGGATTAATTGCTCGATGCAAAGGCGGGTAA
- a CDS encoding Fic family protein encodes MYLWIMGVIGRKIGHMINSDTIQITPEILGLIAKIDEFKGAWRALGTLAPDRLSALRRVATIESIGSSTRIEGSKLSDRDVERLLSNLQIKTFTTRDEQEVAGYAEVMDLVFASWADMALTENHIKQLHRDLLVYSEKDAWHRGNYKSSSNSVVAFDENGLQLGVVFETATPFDTPRLMTELVTWTQEERSLAQLHPLLLIGLWVVIFLEIHPFQDGNGRLSRVLTTLLLLQAGYSYVPYSSLESVIEMNKEAYYLALRQTQGTIRTEAPNWLPWLLFFLRSLAEQMRRLNKKVEREKLVLAPLPELSLQIVEFTREHGRMTMADAIRLTGSSRNTLKQHFRALVEQRHLNQLGSGRGVWYELR; translated from the coding sequence GTGTATTTATGGATAATGGGTGTTATTGGGCGTAAGATTGGTCACATGATAAATTCTGACACCATCCAGATTACCCCGGAGATTCTTGGCTTAATCGCCAAAATTGATGAGTTCAAAGGTGCCTGGCGTGCATTGGGCACACTGGCGCCTGATCGCCTTTCCGCATTGCGACGAGTCGCAACGATTGAAAGCATCGGGTCATCCACTCGCATTGAAGGCAGCAAATTATCGGACCGCGATGTTGAGCGCTTGTTGTCGAATTTGCAGATCAAGACCTTTACCACACGAGACGAACAGGAAGTGGCGGGTTATGCCGAAGTCATGGATTTGGTATTTGCTTCCTGGGCGGACATGGCGCTGACCGAGAACCATATCAAGCAATTGCACCGCGACCTGCTGGTCTACAGCGAAAAGGATGCCTGGCATCGTGGTAACTACAAATCGTCCTCCAATAGCGTGGTTGCTTTTGACGAAAACGGATTGCAACTTGGTGTGGTATTCGAAACCGCTACGCCCTTTGATACCCCAAGATTAATGACCGAATTGGTCACGTGGACTCAGGAAGAACGCAGTTTAGCGCAATTGCATCCGTTGCTATTGATTGGTTTGTGGGTAGTTATTTTCCTTGAAATCCATCCTTTTCAAGATGGTAATGGCCGATTGAGTAGGGTGTTGACCACATTGCTGCTTTTACAAGCAGGTTATAGCTACGTGCCTTATAGCTCGCTGGAAAGCGTCATCGAAATGAACAAGGAAGCCTACTATCTGGCGTTAAGACAGACCCAGGGAACGATTCGAACCGAAGCGCCGAACTGGCTACCTTGGCTTTTGTTTTTCTTGCGTTCGCTTGCCGAGCAAATGCGTCGCCTCAACAAAAAAGTTGAGCGTGAAAAATTGGTTCTGGCGCCGTTGCCCGAGCTATCGCTGCAGATTGTCGAATTCACTCGAGAACACGGTCGCATGACGATGGCAGATGCCATCAGACTAACTGGAAGTAGTCGAAATACCCTGAAACAACATTTCAGGGCGCTGGTTGAGCAGAGACACCTCAATCAGCTTGGTAGTGGTCGGGGTGTTTGGTATGAGCTTCGCTGA
- the rdgB gene encoding RdgB/HAM1 family non-canonical purine NTP pyrophosphatase yields MSSIVLASGNAGKIREIQAILQNDQILPQSQFNVVEPEETGATFIENAIIKARNAAAHCNLPAIADDSGLAVDALGGAPGVISARYAGVGASDQANLDKLLEEMRDVPDTERSARFICVMVYLRHALDPTPIIAQGVWEGRILRQAVGENGFGYDPVFWVEQYQCSSAQLAPELKNALSHRGQALRALSQQLAGL; encoded by the coding sequence ATGAGTTCGATAGTTTTGGCCAGCGGTAATGCCGGCAAGATTCGGGAAATTCAGGCCATCCTGCAAAACGACCAAATCCTGCCGCAATCGCAGTTTAATGTGGTCGAGCCGGAAGAAACCGGCGCGACCTTTATCGAAAACGCCATCATCAAGGCCCGCAACGCTGCGGCGCATTGCAACTTGCCGGCCATTGCCGATGACTCGGGTTTGGCGGTGGATGCGTTGGGCGGCGCGCCTGGCGTGATTTCGGCGCGTTATGCCGGTGTCGGCGCTTCGGACCAAGCGAATCTGGACAAGTTACTGGAAGAAATGCGCGACGTGCCGGACACAGAACGCAGCGCGCGTTTCATCTGCGTGATGGTTTATCTACGTCATGCGTTGGACCCGACGCCCATCATCGCCCAAGGCGTTTGGGAAGGCCGGATTTTGCGGCAAGCTGTGGGTGAAAACGGCTTTGGTTACGATCCGGTGTTCTGGGTTGAGCAGTACCAATGCTCGTCGGCGCAACTGGCCCCGGAATTAAAAAACGCTCTCAGCCATCGCGGCCAAGCTTTGCGGGCGCTTAGTCAACAACTTGCCGGGCTGTGA
- a CDS encoding ATP-dependent nuclease, whose protein sequence is MRLSRIIIKNFRNFKHLDIRLGEHAVVLGENKVGKTNLLFALRLILDPTLPDSLRKLRLDDFWDGLTRPLKAEDIIEVSVEFRDFEGNENLLAVLADHLVKPDPMVARVTYRYQPVQGLERAPRSEADYEFILFGGDRPENSIGYELRRWMPMDLFPALRDAESDLARWSRSPLRPLLDRAAKTVDVKELNAIAGEVHTITSKIAALPELSSVVSQVNDQLITMVGDKHAVETALGFSPTDPERLLRALQMMIDGGKRGVAEATLERVAHGCSTLVLGRLADWRSVSFSAAKSMAAHVPLSDE, encoded by the coding sequence ATGCGACTAAGCCGTATCATTATCAAAAACTTTAGAAACTTCAAGCACCTTGATATCAGACTTGGCGAGCATGCTGTTGTTCTTGGTGAGAATAAGGTCGGCAAGACCAATCTCCTGTTTGCACTTCGGTTGATCCTTGATCCAACACTTCCCGATTCATTGCGTAAGCTGCGCCTTGATGACTTTTGGGATGGGCTGACCCGCCCACTGAAAGCGGAAGACATCATTGAGGTGTCCGTCGAGTTTCGGGACTTTGAAGGCAACGAGAATCTGTTGGCGGTACTAGCAGATCACTTGGTGAAGCCAGACCCGATGGTAGCGCGAGTTACCTATCGCTATCAGCCAGTGCAGGGGCTTGAAAGAGCACCGCGTAGCGAAGCGGATTACGAATTCATTCTCTTCGGTGGAGATCGGCCAGAAAACTCGATCGGTTATGAATTAAGGCGATGGATGCCGATGGACCTGTTCCCGGCCTTGCGCGACGCCGAGTCTGACCTGGCGCGTTGGTCGAGGTCTCCGCTGAGACCATTGTTGGATCGAGCTGCTAAGACGGTGGATGTGAAAGAGCTCAATGCGATCGCCGGCGAGGTTCACACAATAACTTCAAAGATTGCTGCACTCCCTGAGCTTTCCAGTGTCGTCAGCCAAGTCAACGATCAACTGATTACCATGGTAGGCGATAAACATGCCGTGGAAACAGCCCTGGGGTTTTCGCCGACTGATCCGGAACGTTTACTGCGCGCACTGCAAATGATGATCGATGGTGGAAAGCGCGGTGTGGCCGAGGCCACGCTTGAGCGAGTGGCTCATGGATGCAGCACGTTGGTGCTCGGGAGGTTGGCAGACTGGAGAAGTGTCTCTTTCTCAGCTGCTAAAAGCATGGCGGCGCATGTACCGCTCAGTGATGAATGA